Below is a window of Streptomyces sp. ITFR-16 DNA.
TCTGACAACGATGTCATGGGCTGGGCCTCGATCGACAGCGGCTCGGCGGGCGATCAGGTGTGGCTGGACCGCTCCTTCGACGGCGGGCGCACATGGTCCTCCGGCAGCAAGCTCGGCACCACCGCCATCCCCTCCGGCCGGACCGGCTGGCGCTCGCAGATGTACAACGTCGACGACTGGAACACCGGCGGCATCGGAGCCCTCCGCGCCTGCGGCAAGGCCGGCGACCGGGCGGAGATCTCCTGCACCGGCTGGGCCCGTGTCGACTGGAACGCCGGCAGCCGGAGCACGGCCGCGGCGACGGCCCTGATGATGAACTACGACCGGGGTTCCGGGAAGTTCGCGGGCTGGTGGACCTCGGCCACCGCGCTCACCTCGGTGATCGACAACATCCGGATCAGCCACATGCCGAGCTACAAGTACGCCATCTCCACCACGTACGAGAAGCTCATCGGTGCGGAGGGCGGCGACTTCACCAACTCCTATCTGGACGACACCGGCTGGTGGGGCCTGGCCTGGGTCGCGGCGTACGACCTGACCGGCGAACAGCGCTACCTGGACACCGCCCGCAAGGACGCCGACCACATGGCCTCCTACTGGACGTCCAAGTGCGGCGGCGGGGTGCAGTGGGCGACCGACAAGGCCTACAAGAACGCCATCACCAACGAGCTGTACATCCAGCTCAGTGCCGCGCTGCACAACCGGATCGGCGGCGACACCACCTACCTCCAGCGCGCCAAGGACGGGTGGAACTGGTTCAAGGGCAGCGGCCTGATCAACTCCGGCAACACGGTCAACGACGGCCTGAAGGACGACTGCTCCAACAACGGCGACACGACCTGGACGTACAACCAGGGCGTGATCCTCGCCGGCCTGGCCGAGCTCAACCGGGCCACCGGCGACGCGTCGTACCTGGACAGCGCCCGCACCCTGGCCGACACCTCCACCTCCTCCGGCTACCTCAACCCGGGCGGCACGCTCCACGAGCCGTACGAGCCGGACGGGACAGGGTGCACGTCGAACGGCGACTCGTTCAAGGGGGCCTACGCCAGGGGGCTCGGACTCCTCAACAAGGCCCTCCCGGACCACCCGTACAGCGCCTATCTGGACCGCCAGGCGGACACCGCGTACGCCAAGAACCGCAACAGCCTGGACCAGTACGGCCCCCACTGGGCCGGCCCCCGCAAGGACCTGGGCAACGGCTGCCAGCACAGCGCGCTCGACCTGCTGAACGCGGCCCAGGACAGCTGACGTCCTGCCTGCCCCCTCCACCCCCTCCACCCCCCCCACGCACGCCCGAAGGAATCACCATGCCCGACATACGACCTGCCCGGCGAGGACACACCCTGCGCCGCGGCCTGACCGTCACCTTGTCCGCCCTCACCCTGGTCCTGGGCGGCGCCGCCCTGGCCCACGCGGCGCCGCCGCCGGCCCTCCCCGGCAACGCGGACGAGCTGGACCGCACATTCCAGCCCGCCGTGGACTACGACAAGGACGGCTGCTACGCCACCTCCGCCATCGGCCCCGACGGCACGATCAACCCCGGCCTCAAGCTGGGCGGCGCGGTGAACGGCAACTGCCGTGACCTGTCCGACCTGCAGAGCGGCAACGCCTACTCCCGCTCCAAGTGCGACAACGGCTGGTGC
It encodes the following:
- a CDS encoding glycoside hydrolase family 76 protein, coding for MLLVPSRRRARNTLLSSSLAAVLAFGALSVAGQAGASAAAQLCNKYCDARDPANATGDRVPVTASLYGRSIALHLSDNDVMGWASIDSGSAGDQVWLDRSFDGGRTWSSGSKLGTTAIPSGRTGWRSQMYNVDDWNTGGIGALRACGKAGDRAEISCTGWARVDWNAGSRSTAAATALMMNYDRGSGKFAGWWTSATALTSVIDNIRISHMPSYKYAISTTYEKLIGAEGGDFTNSYLDDTGWWGLAWVAAYDLTGEQRYLDTARKDADHMASYWTSKCGGGVQWATDKAYKNAITNELYIQLSAALHNRIGGDTTYLQRAKDGWNWFKGSGLINSGNTVNDGLKDDCSNNGDTTWTYNQGVILAGLAELNRATGDASYLDSARTLADTSTSSGYLNPGGTLHEPYEPDGTGCTSNGDSFKGAYARGLGLLNKALPDHPYSAYLDRQADTAYAKNRNSLDQYGPHWAGPRKDLGNGCQHSALDLLNAAQDS